ATGCTTGTGGCCATGATTTTCATACGGCTAATCTCTTGGGGGCGGCGTCCCTATTAAATGATTATAAAACGGAGTTTTCTGGTAAAATTATACTGTTATTTCAGCCTGCCGAGGAAAAGATTCCGGGCGGAGCGATTCAGGTTTTGGAATCCGGGATTCTGGAATCTTTTGATGGAACGATTAAAGCCGTGCTGGGTTTACATGTAAGTCCCCGTGTTTCTGTAGGAAAAGTCGGTTTACGTTCGGGACGATTTATGGCCTCGAGCGACGAGTTCTATTTCACCATTAAGGGACGTGGTGGCCATGCTGCTGAGCCACATCGGGCTGTTGATCCCATTATGATCGGCGCGCAGTTACTCACCACCTTACAGCAAGTTGTCAGCCGGAAAGCCAACCCTGATGTACCGTCTGTATTGACCTTTGGTCGTTTCATTGGGGATGGTGCTGCCAATGTTATTCCCGAGGAAGTTAAATTAGCCGGAACATTTCGTACCATGGATGAGGTATGGCGCAAGGAGGCGCTGGAAATGGTTGCTGAAATAGCGGCAACGCTTCCCGTATCGCTGGGTGCAAAGGTGGAAGTTGAAGTACGGCATGGTTACCCCGCACTTTATAACGATCCCGCATTAACGCAAAAAGTCAAAACAATTATTGCGGAAACGATGGGGAATAGTGTGCCACAAGATCTCGAAATCTGGATGGCAGCCGAGGATTTTGCCTATTATTCTTATCGTTATCCGGCATTGTTCATGTTGATTGGGACAAATAACGACGATTCCACCACGCAATATGGCCTTCACAATCCACAGTTCAATCTGGATGAAAAGGCTTTCGAAACATCCATGGCTGTTTTGGTCAATGCAGCTATTTCTCTTTTGAATGAATCAAATGAATAGAAAGAAATTCTTGATGTCCTCTTTTGCATTTGGACTATCCTATGCCCTTCATGCGAATAACAAGCTGTTCTCGAAGCAAGAGAACGTAAAAAAAATAGGGATCATTGGACTGGATATTACGCACGCTATTGCTTTTACAAGAGC
The Sphingobacterium multivorum genome window above contains:
- a CDS encoding M20 metallopeptidase family protein — encoded protein: MIDPILKELNAKIATVFPKIVAMRRHIHQHPELSFQEYETSAYIQQQLRELGIPFELVAQTGVVAVLTGQKSASDDIVVLRADIDALPIHEQNDVDYKSRNSGVMHACGHDFHTANLLGAASLLNDYKTEFSGKIILLFQPAEEKIPGGAIQVLESGILESFDGTIKAVLGLHVSPRVSVGKVGLRSGRFMASSDEFYFTIKGRGGHAAEPHRAVDPIMIGAQLLTTLQQVVSRKANPDVPSVLTFGRFIGDGAANVIPEEVKLAGTFRTMDEVWRKEALEMVAEIAATLPVSLGAKVEVEVRHGYPALYNDPALTQKVKTIIAETMGNSVPQDLEIWMAAEDFAYYSYRYPALFMLIGTNNDDSTTQYGLHNPQFNLDEKAFETSMAVLVNAAISLLNESNE